The Methanobacterium sp. BAmetb5 genome includes a region encoding these proteins:
- a CDS encoding Hsp20/alpha crystallin family protein, protein MKKKRTILDKKGFVEKMMEDTAKAIDSISKDIGKSVVDYTFVPGKDILETDDSVIVHVDLPGIKKEDIDLDVTETRVRIKAAFDITQEINRGSHLTLHDRKSGVVRRTVRLPKKVIPQEAEAEYENGVLKVEIPKQEKTESFKVEIK, encoded by the coding sequence ATGAAGAAGAAACGTACTATTTTGGATAAGAAGGGCTTTGTTGAGAAGATGATGGAAGATACGGCTAAAGCCATTGACAGTATCAGCAAAGACATTGGAAAATCAGTTGTTGACTATACTTTCGTCCCGGGAAAGGATATTCTGGAAACAGACGATAGTGTAATTGTTCACGTGGACCTGCCGGGTATAAAAAAGGAAGACATAGACTTGGATGTCACTGAAACCAGGGTCCGTATCAAAGCGGCTTTTGACATAACTCAGGAAATCAACCGGGGAAGCCATTTAACCCTCCATGACCGAAAATCAGGAGTGGTTAGAAGAACAGTAAGACTCCCCAAAAAGGTCATCCCCCAGGAAGCTGAGGCGGAATATGAAAATGGGGTCCTCAAGGTGGAAATACCTAAACAGGAAAAAACCGAAAGTTTCAAAGTCGAAATCAAATAG